The following are encoded together in the Triticum dicoccoides isolate Atlit2015 ecotype Zavitan chromosome 6B, WEW_v2.0, whole genome shotgun sequence genome:
- the LOC119320727 gene encoding protein FAR1-RELATED SEQUENCE 5-like yields MDKETGFTDLFLDTSEWDGSDSVDPTNGDDSKNDDDRSDNESWSSYDNLPEEDFQKNEEGACSENEDIDVQNEANHGVESFADNISQANFDGWSGDDGYEHEDGANMDIEEAEIQQRALETQLKVMGMTFASQWEAYMFYNNYAKDRGFSIRKDKVKQGKGLSTTVRYRRYVCSRAGKRLSKFLNPEGRTRRLRPETRCECGAHLVVKLAKGRGVWFVAAFMDDHNHLLARPDEVVFLRSHRVMGDHQIAEILAMEGAGIRKHIIVDNFISRYGSYDKCGFLTRDVYNLCCREKMKLIAKGDANTAIGIMRSRKEKDPDFFFEYVLDKEGRLKSMFWCDAQSRRDYHLYGDVTVFDSTYKMNRYGMPFIPFVGVNNHRCTIVFGCSIVSNETEATYVWLLQTFLKANCQKKPRSIITDGDVAMIRAIRLVLVDVLHHLYSWHVEKNMQKHLNYKSLNEFKSLLYYSTSPANFEARWHAFVRKWKTDKTKEWLNRMYRKRSLWASSYLSDGFFGYAQ; encoded by the exons ATGGATAAAGAAACTGGATTTACGGATCTGTTTTTGGACACGAGTGAGTGGGATGGTAGCGATAGTGTTGATCCTACTAATGGTGATGATAGTAAAAATGATGATGATAGAAGCGACAATGAATCCTGGTCGTCGTACGATAATTTACCTGAGGAGGATTTTCAAAAGAATGAGGAGGGTGCTTGTAGTGAAAAC GAGGATATTGACGTCCAGAACGAGGCAAATCATGGTGTTGAATCTTTCGCAGATAACATAAGCCAG GCTAACTTTGATGGTTGGAGTGGTGATGATGGATATGAGCATGAGGATGGAGCGAATATGGACATTGAGGAAGCTGAAATCCAGCAACGTGCGCTGGAGACGCAGTTGAAGGTTATGGGTATGACATTTGCATCACAATGGGAGGCCTACATGTTCTATAATAACTACGCCAAAGACCGTGGATTTAGTATCAGAAAAGATAAGGTGAAACAAGGAAAAGGACTTTCAACCACTGTTCGGTATAGGCGATACGTTTGCTCGAGGGCAGGAAAACGTCTCAGTAAATTTTTAAACCCGGAGGGCCGTACCCGCAGGCTAAGACCTGAGACTCGTTGCGAGTGTGGAGCACATTTAGTTGTGAAGTTGGCCAAAGGACGTGGAGTTTGGTTCGTGGCAGCTTTTATGGATGATCACAACCATTTGTTGGCTAGACCAGATGAGGTGGTATTTCTGCGGTCCCATCGAGTGATGGGAGATCACCAGATAGCTGAGATCTTGGCGATGGAAGGAGCTGGGATCAGAAAGCATATCATCGTCGACAACTTCATTAGCAGATATGGCTCGTATGATAAGTGTGGGTTTCTGACACGAGACGTGTACAACCTATGTTGCCGAGAAAAAATGAAGTTGATTGCGAAGGGTGATGCTAACACAGCAATCGGTATTATGAGGAGCAGAAAGGAGAAGGATCCAGACTTTTTCTTTGAGTATGTGCTCGATAAGGAGGGCCGTCTGAAGAGCATGTTCTGGTGCGATGCACAGTCGCGGCGGGACTATCATTTGTATGGAGATGTGACTGTGTTCGACAGCACGTATAAGATGAACAGATATGGTATGCCATTCATCCCCTTTGTTGGTGTAAATAACCACCGTTGCACCATAGTTTTCGGTTGTTCCATTGTGTCCAACGAGACCGAAGCGACGTACGTGTGGCTGCTCCAGACATTCCTGAAGGCCAATTGTCAGAAAAAGCCAAGGTCAATCATCACAGATGGAGATGTTGCAATGATACGAGCTATTCGgttggttttggttgatgtgttgcACCATCTCTACTCATGGCACGTGGAAAAAAACATGCAGAAGCACCTTAATTACAAATCGCTAAATGAGTTTAAGTCACTCTTGTACTACTCCACCTCTCCAGCTAACTTTGAGGCGAGATGGCACGCTTTCGTCCGTAAATGGAAGACTGATAAAACAAAAGAGTGGCTGAATAGGATGTACAGGAAGAGGAGTCTGTGGGCATCATCATATCTGTCAGATGGTTTTTTTGGGTATGCGCAGTAA